The Acinetobacter calcoaceticus sequence GTACTTCAGAACAAATTCGTACTGATTTATCTTGTACTTTGTTTTTAAGTGAACCTGATGAGTACGAAGGTGGTGATCTGGTTATTGAAGACACCTATGGTTATCATGAAGTCAAATTACCAGCAGGTGATGTCGTACTCTATCCATCGACGAGCTTACATGAAGTCAGCAGTATCACCTCAGGTACACGATTCGCCTCTTTTTTCTGGGTACAAAGTTTGGTACGCGATGATAGTAAACGACATCTTTTATTTAACTTAGATGAAAGTATTCGGGAACTGCGTAAAGCACATGGCGATAGCTATTCTGAAGTGATGAAACTCACCAACATTTATCACAATTTAATTCGCATGTGGTCTGAGCTGTAACTATATTTATTTTTACCTTATTGAGGATATATAATTATTTTTATCTCAATATGGTGAAAATATGAAAATTATTTTCTATAAAACATAAAACAGCGCAAAATAAGAAAATTATTTTCTTATTACCAAGATTAAAATTACTATAAGAATTTTGCACAAGGTGTAATCATTGTTTAGATGTGATATATCTAAATGATAAACATACCAGCAAACCACCAAACTTATTATTTCATGGTCTAGAGATGAAAACGAATTACTTGTTTGCCCCGCCTCTTCAAGCAAGACATCATTTGCAACTCCTGATGCTGCGCCCAGCGCGCGTATAAATATTGTCTGCTTTTTAAAGCAGCACTTCGAAATTAGCTTTAATTTTTCTGAATTAGATACCATATATAACTGTAGAGACGTTGCCTTTTAAATTTATCCAGAGCAACCGCGCTACGAGACAAGGAGTTTTCTCATGATGTTGGCTGACCCAAGCAAAAAATACCGCCGTATGTACCAACGAGTGGATTTACCAGATCGCCAATGGCCGAATAACGAAATTACAAAAGCGCCAATCTGGATGAGTACCGATTTACGTGACGGTAACCAAGCAATTTTTGAACCAATGGACATGGAACAAAAATTCAAAATGTTCAAAATGCTTGTGAAAATCGGTTTTAAACATATTGAAATCGGCTTCCCTTCTGCATCTCAAATTGACTTCGATTTCACACGCATGTTGATCGAAGAAAATCATATTCCTGATGACGTATATATTGAAGTTTTGGTTCAAGCGCGTGACCATTTAATTGAACGTACCTTTGAATCTTTGGCAGGCGCTAAACGTGCAATTGTGCATATTTATAACTCTAATTCTCCTACCTTCCGTCAAAAGGTATTGAATGTAGATGCTAATGGCGCAAAACAATTAGCAATTAATGCTGCTCAAAAAGTTAAAGAGTATGCTGCGCAATATCCTCAAACTGACTGGATTTTCCAGTACAGCCCAGAGTGTTTCTCTGCAACAGAATTAGAAGTCGCTAAAGATGTCTGTGATGCCGTCACAGAAATTTGGGAAGCATCTCCAACCAATAAAGTTATTTTAAACTTACCAGCGACTGTAGAAGTTTCTACGCCAAATGTTTATGCAGACCAAATTGAATGGATGCACCGTAATTTAGCACGTCGTGATGGCGTGATCATTTCTGTTCACTGCCACAATGACCGTGGCTGTGGTATTGCAGCATCAGAACTTGCCATTATGGCGGGTGCTGACCGCGTTGAGGGCTGTGTGTTTGGTAATGGTGAACGTACTGGTAATGTTGACGTTGCTGCAATTGCTTTGAACATGTACACCCAAGGTGTAGCACCTGAGTTAGATTTCTCTAACATTAATGAAGTGATTGCAACGGTTGAAGAATGTACTGGTTTACCTGTACACCCTCGCCATCCATATGCAGGTGACTTAGTATTTACCGCATTCTCGGGTTCACATCAGGATGCGATCAAAAAAGGTTTCGAATTCCAGAAAAACGAAGAAATTTGGGATATGCCTTACTTACCAATCGACCCGAAAGATTTGGGTCGTGACTACGATGCAGTTATTCGCGTAAATAGTCAGTCTGGTAAAGGCGGTATCGCTTATTTATTGGAAGCAAATTACAACGTGGTGTTGCCTCGCCGTTTACAAATCGAATTCAGTCAGGTTGTTCAACAATATGCTGATGACAACGGTACAGAAATTAATGCCAAAGAAATTTGGACTTTATTTAAAGACACCTATGTCGATGTGAAAAACCATCATTACACAGTCAAAAACTACAGATTATCTGACATTAACGGTACTCAAATCATCGAACTTGATGTTGAAGTCGAAGGTGAAATACAACAACTTCGTGGTGAAGGTAACGGCCCGATCTCTGCATTCTTGAATGCGCTTCAATTACCAATTGACGTGTTGAACTATGAAGAACGTAGTATTAGTTCAGGGGCAAATGCAAAAGCATTAACCTTGATTGAGCTTCAAGTGAAAGGTACGGGTAAAGGCTCATTTGGTGCGGGTGTTCATGACAATACAGTCACCTCATCAATTGAAGCAATTATTGCATGTACCAACCGTTTGATTGATCAAGGGGTTTTAAGCACAGACCAGGTTGTTGCCGCTGCTGTTTAATTAAAAAAACTCTTTTGAAAGGATACCTAGCTTGGTATCCTTTCTTTTTATTCCTGAAAGATTTAAAAGGCGAAATGTTCCCGTGTCTTTTCCAGCTGATTCAGTGGGGTTAGTCACTCCGCAAAAGTTCCAATTTGAAGAACCATTACATCTTGAGTGTGACCGTGTTTTGCCACGTTTTGAATTAATGGTCGAAACTTACGGCACTTTAAATGCAGATAAATCAAATGCCATTTTAATCTGTCATGCTCTTTCCGGACATCATCATGCAGCGGGTTATCACCATGAAGATGATAAAAAAGCTGGATGGTGGGATAGCTGTATTGGCCCGGGTAAGGCAATCGATACCAATAAGTTTTTTGTAGTTTCAATCAATAACATTGGTGGATGTAACGGCTCAACTGGTCCAACGTCGCCAAATCCTGAAAATGATAATCGCCCTTACGGACCAGATTTCCCATTAGTTACAGTACGTGACTGGGTAAAAACTCAGGCCATGCTTTCTGACCGTTTGGGTGTAAAT is a genomic window containing:
- a CDS encoding Fe2+-dependent dioxygenase, whose translation is MIHHIPNVLSKEQVAEFRKLMKEANWVGGKVTAGTLSASVKRNQQLSEQDPLTHHLSDIVIKAIWQNPVFQAAALPHKIIPPLFNRYDEHESFGFHVDNSIRLIRGTSEQIRTDLSCTLFLSEPDEYEGGDLVIEDTYGYHEVKLPAGDVVLYPSTSLHEVSSITSGTRFASFFWVQSLVRDDSKRHLLFNLDESIRELRKAHGDSYSEVMKLTNIYHNLIRMWSEL
- the leuA gene encoding 2-isopropylmalate synthase yields the protein MMLADPSKKYRRMYQRVDLPDRQWPNNEITKAPIWMSTDLRDGNQAIFEPMDMEQKFKMFKMLVKIGFKHIEIGFPSASQIDFDFTRMLIEENHIPDDVYIEVLVQARDHLIERTFESLAGAKRAIVHIYNSNSPTFRQKVLNVDANGAKQLAINAAQKVKEYAAQYPQTDWIFQYSPECFSATELEVAKDVCDAVTEIWEASPTNKVILNLPATVEVSTPNVYADQIEWMHRNLARRDGVIISVHCHNDRGCGIAASELAIMAGADRVEGCVFGNGERTGNVDVAAIALNMYTQGVAPELDFSNINEVIATVEECTGLPVHPRHPYAGDLVFTAFSGSHQDAIKKGFEFQKNEEIWDMPYLPIDPKDLGRDYDAVIRVNSQSGKGGIAYLLEANYNVVLPRRLQIEFSQVVQQYADDNGTEINAKEIWTLFKDTYVDVKNHHYTVKNYRLSDINGTQIIELDVEVEGEIQQLRGEGNGPISAFLNALQLPIDVLNYEERSISSGANAKALTLIELQVKGTGKGSFGAGVHDNTVTSSIEAIIACTNRLIDQGVLSTDQVVAAAV